The Ascochyta rabiei chromosome 3, complete sequence genome segment TTCAGGATATTGGACAGTTTTGCTTCTAGTGTTGACATTGTAGCATTAGTTGACTTTTCGATTTCGCGTCGAATAGTCAAGTTTGGCGTGCAAAGCGGAAGCAGGATGGTGGTAGTGGCTTGCTGAAGCAGATGTAAGATTGTGGTTATGGCATGGAGTGAAGGAAGATGAGTGAGATCAGGTGGGGTCTTCGAATTTTCTTGCGACGCAGCATGATCGGAAGCACTTTCACATCAGTTAGCACAAAACAACATAAGGAATGTGGAGTAACTTACGCGTCAAGAGCAGTCTCCAGGTAGATCTCGCCCATTTGCTGTAACAGCAGGTTCAGCAGGTTCTGAACATCCTTGGGCGTCTCGTTGCCAGGTGATAGCTCGAGCCCACGCCCAACACCTTCAGCCAACCACTTCAGCATACGCTTTGCGGTCTTTAGGGACAGTCTTCCATCCTCATCCGTAACTTCAATGTCTTTCTTGTCTTGTTGGTCATCCTTCACACCGGCAATTCGGAGAAGAGTCGCTTTCTGACTGGCGGGCAAGTCTGTACTCTCTAATCGGTCCATGTATGCGTCTCTCGCAGAAGAAGCAAGTTCTTTACCTCGTTGAGCAAGTGACCCAAAGTATGATGTAGGCATTTTGCGCCGGCGAGAGTGATAGATTGTGAACTTGAGAAGAAGCGAAGAGTATAACTCTTCCAGGTTCTTCTTTTCTCGCTCAATGTATGATGACCCAATGAAGTATCGAGAGAAAAGCTCTTCAAGCTGCTGGTCAAGTGTAGCTGCGACCTGCGACGTGACAGGCTCTGGGTGCTCAGTCAAGCCGTGAGCTTTGAGGTCTTCAACGAGCTGAGTGATGTACGCTCGCGATGCCGCCAGTGCACGCAGGAACGCAAGACTTGACAGATCATTTGCTTTGTCTAAGACCATCTCGAGCCGCTGTTGTATTGATTGTTGGAAGATGCGTTCCACAAATCTGATAAGGACTTCTTCATAGTAGGGAAATGCTCGCTTGATAATGGCGGATTCTTCCTGTACGACAATCCTGACCTCGTCAATCAGAGACTGCAATGTGGGCTCCACGGATGGTGGTTCCATATCCGGATCTTGAAGGGCATCCCATGCCTCATCGTTCAATGCAAGCTCCTCTGAGACAAGCTGATGGCGATCGATGAAGAATGAGTGTTGACTGATGTAGGTAGCAATGACACTCGAACCGTCACTGAAACCTCTCAGCGCAACAGCGCAGTCGCGCATGCCATCATAGTTCGGTCTCCTGTAGCATTCATCGAACTTGCTGAGCAGGTCTTGCTCCAGGTTCTCCAGGAACTTCTCGATGATCTCTCTGGTGTTGTGTTTATGCTGTGCCATGGTCTTCCTCTTGTTGCCATTCACTTCGACGCCGTTTGGACGCTGGCTGTTCTCAGGGTCAAGACGTGCACTGATCCTCAACAACTGGCGCGCGATTTCTGCGCAACGCACGATACCGCCACTTCTGCGGTGATCCTCCAAGATGTTCAGCTCGCCTCTTTCGCTGACCTCCTGCCAGCATTCGATCAAGAATCTGGCATCCATTGCTCTCTTACGCTGGCGGTCCAGCTCTTCCAGCCTCTCGCCGATACGCATTGCGATATTACCGCCCGAGTCTGACCCTCCGTCATCACCGCCGTTGAGCGAGCTGTCCAGCTTTTGAAAGCGATCCATAGCCTGCTCGAGTCTCCTGCCTAGCGACTCGACGTTCTGATTGTGTTGCGCCTCGGCACGCCGAACAGCCCCGGAGAGCTCATTCTCCTGCTCTTCAAGGTCCTCTGACTGGCTGTTCAGGCGGTTCAGAGCATGTTCGAAGGTGCGGATCAGAGGCTTAGGGTCGAACGCCTGGTGATTCGAGGCTGGTGCCGATTTTCGGGAAGCCGGTACGGCGCTGTCGGAGAGTTCTTCAATAAAGTCCTTGACTATGAAGTCTTTACTCTGGCGAAGTCAGTGCGACGTTCCGCGACCGTGATCTGGGGTAGCCAACCGAGAAGGTCTCCAATGTGAACTGCGGTGCGCGACCACCAGATGCTGTCCTCGACGTCGTGTGCGTGAGGACCGAGGCGGTCTCTGGATTAAGGTTCGACATGCTGGCGGCTTCGAAGACGACTCAGACGTGCATGCAGTCAGTGAGCAAGGCAGCTGGGAATAACGCGTCGGTCTACCGCGGCAGTCTGGCCAGATGTTGCCTTTCTCGAGCTGACGCCTCAGGCAAGTCGCAGACCATGGATGACTCGCATGAACCTTCGAGTGAAGCTTGGTGAGTTGCGATACGATTGCATACGCCAGCTCCTGCCGTTTACAATGTTGTTGTCCAGTGTTGTGGACCAACGTCAGGTCGCTAGCTCTCCACAGCTCGAAGTCGCGAGGTGTGGCTTGCGCCCCACGTCCCGCGTTTCGACCCTGGGTGACTGCTGCCGACATCTGATCTCATGCGTATCAAACCAGCCATGCTGCAGCTCTCCTTCTCCGAGACACAAGCACGAAAGCATGCCAGACATGACGCTCGATCTTCTTGGCACTTGCGACGACAGACGCGCAATGACACCGCCTCGACAAGGCTGAGCATCCAAGATGATGCGCTTGGCCGGCCCATTCGGCAGCAGCGGAGGCGCCACAAAACGTGGCTGCTCAACCTGTCAACTTTGCGGATGCATATGATCTCACATCCTCCGCTGGCCTGACACGTATTGCGCCCAACAACTCGTTCCGATCCCactgcttcttctccttgtgTTTCTCCCTTTTCACTGCATACGCGCTATCCGTTTTGTCACGTCACGCCTGGAATACGACCCGCAATGGCTTCGGCAACGGGCATCACGCCTGCACAAGAAACGGCCTTCCGCCATGGCACATTTCAGGGAAAGCAATTGACGCCCCAGCAGCGCGAGGAGCTGATGAAACCTTTCCTGCCATCCGAGCCCATCTCATCTTCGGACA includes the following:
- a CDS encoding Exocyst complex component 5, translating into MSNLNPETASVLTHTTSRTASGGRAPQFTLETFSSKDFIVKDFIEELSDSAVPASRKSAPASNHQAFDPKPLIRTFEHALNRLNSQSEDLEEQENELSGAVRRAEAQHNQNVESLGRRLEQAMDRFQKLDSSLNGGDDGGSDSGGNIAMRIGERLEELDRQRKRAMDARFLIECWQEVSERGELNILEDHRRSGGIVRCAEIARQLLRISARLDPENSQRPNGVEVNGNKRKTMAQHKHNTREIIEKFLENLEQDLLSKFDECYRRPNYDGMRDCAVALRGFSDGSSVIATYISQHSFFIDRHQLVSEELALNDEAWDALQDPDMEPPSVEPTLQSLIDEVRIVVQEESAIIKRAFPYYEEVLIRFVERIFQQSIQQRLEMVLDKANDLSSLAFLRALAASRAYITQLVEDLKAHGLTEHPEPVTSQVAATLDQQLEELFSRYFIGSSYIEREKKNLEELYSSLLLKFTIYHSRRRKMPTSYFGSLAQRGKELASSARDAYMDRLESTDLPASQKATLLRIAGVKDDQQDKKDIEVTDEDGRLSLKTAKRMLKWLAEGVGRGLELSPGNETPKDVQNLLNLLLQQMGEIYLETALDAASDHAASQENSKTPPDLTHLPSLHAITTILHLLQQATTTILLPLCTPNLTIRREIEKSTNATMSTLEAKLSNILNLTLTASLNWVSRCLAQQKKTDFRPKDDADLMVTSETAACREVAAFLSRVAQQATGALSGRNLSLFLAELARGLRSLVLANLLKFTVSQVGGLSVSKDMNRYGELIRSWPTGDELESGAMDVLSDVSTLFIIGPEALRDRLRGAGQDAQELKLFIARREDVSSVGVQSVLNGM